The proteins below are encoded in one region of Conger conger chromosome 17, fConCon1.1, whole genome shotgun sequence:
- the pnpla4 gene encoding patatin-like phospholipase domain-containing protein 4 isoform X1, which translates to MAVLNLSFAACGFLGIYQLGVLGAVLRHGERLLQAVQACAGASAGALVATVLVTAPDRLEQCKDFTYRFASEVRSQRLGAVTPGYDFMLTLREGIEEILPPDAHQMAGDRLHISLTNSRTRRNRMVSGFASREDLIKVLLASSFVPVYAGINAVEYQGQLWIDGGFTDSLPVLPAGRTITVSPFSGPQDICPLHIGLANLHLKLANMDVFFSTDNFIRLNQALFPPTLDTMRRIGQDGYYDAVRFLKKEKWFD; encoded by the exons ATGGCGGTGCTGAACCTATCCTTCGCGGCCTGCGGGTTTTTGGGGATCTACCAGCTGGGTGTGCTGGGAGCGGTCCTCCGGCACGGGGAGAGGCTCCTGCAGGCAGTGCAGGCATGTGCTGGGGCGTCTGCGGGGGCTCTTGTTGCAACCGTGCTGGTCACTGCGCCAGACAGGCTGGAG CAATGCAAGGACTTTACGTACAGATTCGCCAGTGAAGTGCGGAGTCAGAGGCTGGGAGCTGTGACACCAGGATATGATTTTATGCTCACACTGAG GGAAGGAATAGAAGAGATCCTGCCACCCGATGCCCACCAGATGGCCGGGGACCGTCTGCACATATCCCTCACGAACTCCAGAACCAGGAGGAACCGCATGGTGTCTGGTTTCGCCTCCAGGGAGGATCTCATCAAG GTGCTGCTTGCCAGCAGCTTTGTGCCTGTTTATGCAGGAATCAATGCTGTGGAATACCAAGGCCAG cTCTGGATCGACGGTGGGTTCACAGACAGCCTGCCTGTTCTGCCCGCAGGACGCACCATCACCGTGTCTCCGTTCAGCGGACCCCAGGACATCTGCCCCCTCCACATTGGCCTGGCAAACCTCCACCTCAAACTCGCCAACATGGATGTCTTT ttTTCTACAGACAATTTCATACGCCTCAATCAAGCTTTGTTTCCGCCGACGCTGGACACAATGAGAAGGATCGGTCAAGATGGTTACTATGATGCAGTACgctttttgaaaaaagaaaagtggttCGATTag
- the pnpla4 gene encoding patatin-like phospholipase domain-containing protein 4 isoform X2 codes for MAVLNLSFAACGFLGIYQLGVLGAVLRHGERLLQAVQACAGASAGALVATVLVTAPDRLEQCKDFTYRFASEVRSQRLGAVTPGYDFMLTLREGIEEILPPDAHQMAGDRLHISLTNSRTRRNRMVSGFASREDLIKVLLASSFVPVYAGINAVEYQGQDAPSPCLRSADPRTSAPSTLAWQTSTSNSPTWMSFFLQTISYASIKLCFRRRWTQ; via the exons ATGGCGGTGCTGAACCTATCCTTCGCGGCCTGCGGGTTTTTGGGGATCTACCAGCTGGGTGTGCTGGGAGCGGTCCTCCGGCACGGGGAGAGGCTCCTGCAGGCAGTGCAGGCATGTGCTGGGGCGTCTGCGGGGGCTCTTGTTGCAACCGTGCTGGTCACTGCGCCAGACAGGCTGGAG CAATGCAAGGACTTTACGTACAGATTCGCCAGTGAAGTGCGGAGTCAGAGGCTGGGAGCTGTGACACCAGGATATGATTTTATGCTCACACTGAG GGAAGGAATAGAAGAGATCCTGCCACCCGATGCCCACCAGATGGCCGGGGACCGTCTGCACATATCCCTCACGAACTCCAGAACCAGGAGGAACCGCATGGTGTCTGGTTTCGCCTCCAGGGAGGATCTCATCAAG GTGCTGCTTGCCAGCAGCTTTGTGCCTGTTTATGCAGGAATCAATGCTGTGGAATACCAAGGCCAG GACGCACCATCACCGTGTCTCCGTTCAGCGGACCCCAGGACATCTGCCCCCTCCACATTGGCCTGGCAAACCTCCACCTCAAACTCGCCAACATGGATGTCTTT ttTTCTACAGACAATTTCATACGCCTCAATCAAGCTTTGTTTCCGCCGACGCTGGACACAATGA